The proteins below come from a single Stomoxys calcitrans chromosome 1, idStoCalc2.1, whole genome shotgun sequence genomic window:
- the LOC106093575 gene encoding V-type proton ATPase subunit e, translating to MVEAYVPPLIITCIWAFIGIICPFFARGPNKGITQCCLMLTAATCWLFWLCCYMTQMNPLIGPKLSMNEIMIIAQEWGNPIKDTIDITYY from the exons ATGGTTGAAGCCTATGTCCCTCCCTTGATCATCACCTGCATATGGGCTTTTATTGGTATTATTTGTCCATTTTTCGCCAGAGGACCTAACAAAGG TATAACCCAATGCTGCCTAATGTTGACCGCAGCCACCTGTTGGCTCTT CTGGCTGTGTTGCTACATGACTCAAATGAATCCCTTAATTGGCCCCAAGCTATCTATGAATGAAATCATGATTATTGCCCAGGAATGGGGCAATCCCATTAAAGATACTATTGACATTACTTACTACTAA